One part of the Thermovirga sp. genome encodes these proteins:
- the smpB gene encoding SsrA-binding protein SmpB produces the protein MEDSVVARNRKARHDYFIIETVEAGMVLTGTEIKSVRSGKINLKDGYAKVQGSEVWLYNVHISPFEQGTYYNHEPLRPRKLLLNAGEIRRLGSKTREKGLTLVPLTVYLKQNRWAKVELALVKGKTGFDKREAIAERDARRDIEKAVKERRQREV, from the coding sequence ATGGAAGACTCGGTCGTGGCGAGAAATCGAAAGGCCCGGCATGATTATTTTATTATCGAAACCGTCGAGGCCGGGATGGTCCTCACCGGGACGGAAATAAAATCGGTCAGGTCCGGGAAGATAAACCTGAAGGATGGATACGCGAAGGTTCAGGGTTCCGAGGTGTGGCTCTACAACGTCCATATTTCTCCCTTTGAGCAGGGCACCTATTACAACCATGAGCCGCTACGGCCGCGGAAGCTCCTCCTGAATGCCGGTGAGATAAGGCGCCTTGGCTCGAAGACCAGGGAAAAGGGCCTGACCCTTGTTCCCTTGACGGTTTACCTCAAGCAGAACCGTTGGGCCAAGGTTGAACTGGCCCTGGTTAAAGGTAAGACGGGTTTTGACAAGCGAGAGGCGATTGCCGAGAGAGATGCCAGGAGGGACATCGAAAAGGCCGTCAAGGAAAGACGGCAACGAGAAGTTTGA